The Acetivibrio saccincola genome window below encodes:
- a CDS encoding TIGR04540 family protein: MQKYENRTESRCKMAFLLYPTTVKMLAGEIKSACDAYLSRKIGLEELKKLVLHYANSYPEMLFNAQELNPTVLNRIGKKRANLLNKILEGYQYKL; this comes from the coding sequence GTGCAAAAATACGAAAATCGTACGGAAAGTAGGTGCAAAATGGCGTTTCTATTGTATCCAACTACAGTTAAAATGCTTGCTGGAGAAATAAAATCTGCTTGTGATGCTTACCTATCTAGGAAAATAGGGCTTGAAGAACTGAAAAAGCTAGTTTTACACTACGCAAATAGCTACCCGGAAATGCTTTTTAATGCTCAGGAGTTGAACCCTACCGTGTTAAACCGTATAGGTAAAAAGAGGGCTAATCTTTTAAATAAAATACTTGAGGGGTATCAGTATAAACTTTAA
- a CDS encoding type II TA system antitoxin MqsA family protein, translating to MNRNKTFCEECRRDVEYIVETATIKGKLKGEEYEYTGKKAVCTECGSEVYVADIEDENLKALYDTYRQKNGIISLEKILEIPQKYNIGKRPLSLLLGWGEMTFSRYCEGDMPTKQYSDILQKIYDDPAYYKELLEKNKDNLKSLQAYEKSKRKVQELLGEENKTGSKLDSIIQYLLYKCEDITPLALQKALYYVQGFYYAFEGRFLFEEDCEAWVHGPVYRDIYNRYSSYQFDPIESVEAFDESVFTTAEKAILDSVIKNFCCYSGKILEKFTHLEKPWRHTRDGLPVDAHSNRVIPKELIGKYFVAVKEKFNMLTPGDIEVYSKAIFEQIN from the coding sequence ATGAATAGGAATAAGACATTTTGCGAGGAATGCAGAAGAGATGTCGAATATATAGTAGAAACAGCAACAATTAAGGGTAAACTTAAAGGCGAAGAATATGAGTATACTGGAAAGAAGGCTGTTTGTACGGAATGTGGGAGCGAAGTCTATGTAGCGGATATAGAGGACGAAAATCTAAAGGCTTTGTATGACACGTACCGTCAAAAAAACGGCATTATTTCGCTGGAGAAGATATTAGAAATACCTCAGAAATACAATATTGGCAAACGTCCGCTATCATTGCTTTTGGGTTGGGGAGAAATGACTTTTTCGAGATATTGTGAAGGTGATATGCCTACAAAACAGTATTCAGATATTCTTCAAAAGATTTATGATGATCCAGCGTATTATAAAGAATTACTGGAGAAAAATAAGGACAATTTAAAATCTCTGCAGGCATATGAAAAAAGTAAGCGGAAGGTACAGGAACTGCTTGGGGAAGAAAACAAAACGGGTTCAAAGCTGGACTCAATTATCCAATATCTGCTTTATAAATGCGAGGACATAACTCCTTTAGCTTTACAAAAGGCGCTATATTATGTCCAGGGTTTTTATTATGCTTTTGAAGGACGGTTTCTTTTTGAAGAAGACTGTGAGGCATGGGTTCATGGACCAGTTTACAGAGATATATATAACAGGTATTCATCTTATCAGTTTGACCCCATTGAGAGTGTTGAAGCTTTCGATGAATCAGTTTTTACAACTGCTGAAAAAGCGATATTGGATAGCGTTATTAAGAACTTCTGCTGCTATAGTGGAAAAATACTAGAAAAGTTTACGCATCTGGAGAAACCATGGCGGCATACCAGAGACGGTTTGCCGGTGGATGCGCATTCTAATCGTGTAATACCCAAAGAATTGATCGGGAAATATTTTGTAGCTGTAAAAGAAAAATTCAACATGCTTACTCCTGGAGATATAGAAGTATATTCGAAAGCTATCTTTGAACAAATAAACTAA
- a CDS encoding GmrSD restriction endonuclease domain-containing protein, with protein sequence MQTQKYSVNQYLIETVLAWVKSGEIAIPEIQRPFVWDASKVRDLMDSLYQGYPIGYIITWKNPNIRLKDGTISEGKKILIDGQQRVTALTAAILGEYVINNKYKKVRIKISFHPIEQRFEVFNTAIEKDNKWIPDISQIFSQDINIIKFINQYCRNNPDVDPELIYERIESLRKIMHKQIGLIELSSDLDIETVTEIFIRINSKGVVLSQADFAMSKIAANESYGGSTLRKCIDYFCHLTVSPEFYYHITDYDKDFAETEYFKKMSWLKNEHDDIYDPYYTDLLRVAFTYKFSRGKLADLVSLLSGRNFETRTYEEDIARESFEKLSKGIIDFINENNFKKFIMIIKSAGFITSHMIRSKNALNFAYILYLTLRSNGYNPAEIESYVRKWFVLSILTGRYSGSPESMFDYDIRNIASRGFNEYLKSIESAELSEAFWNVALIQELDTSSSASPIFNVFLAAQVKNNEKGFLSKDITVSELIFNLGDIHHIFPKDYLRKNGMKRSQYNQIANYVYMQSEINIKIGNKAPKEYFADLIQQCSGGGLKYGGINSLEELKENLGMNCIPESIFTMTFENYEEFLEQRRLLMAKKIRDYYYTL encoded by the coding sequence GTGCAGACACAAAAATATTCAGTAAATCAATACTTAATAGAAACTGTTTTAGCCTGGGTTAAGTCAGGGGAAATTGCAATTCCTGAGATACAACGGCCTTTTGTATGGGATGCTTCAAAAGTGAGGGATTTAATGGATTCATTGTATCAGGGCTACCCTATAGGCTATATAATTACATGGAAAAATCCGAATATCAGGCTTAAAGATGGTACAATATCCGAAGGAAAGAAAATTTTAATAGATGGTCAGCAAAGGGTGACAGCACTTACAGCGGCTATCCTGGGAGAATATGTTATAAATAATAAATATAAAAAAGTAAGAATAAAAATCTCTTTCCATCCGATTGAGCAAAGATTTGAAGTCTTTAATACGGCAATAGAGAAGGACAATAAGTGGATACCCGATATATCTCAAATCTTTTCACAAGATATAAATATAATTAAGTTTATAAATCAATACTGCAGGAATAATCCGGATGTTGATCCCGAGTTGATATATGAAAGGATAGAAAGTCTTAGAAAAATAATGCATAAACAAATCGGCCTTATAGAATTGTCATCAGATCTTGATATTGAAACTGTAACCGAAATTTTTATAAGAATTAATTCTAAAGGTGTGGTTCTAAGCCAAGCTGATTTTGCAATGTCAAAAATAGCCGCAAATGAATCTTATGGAGGTTCAACACTGAGAAAATGCATAGATTATTTTTGCCATCTGACAGTATCTCCTGAGTTTTATTACCATATCACTGATTATGATAAAGATTTTGCGGAAACAGAATATTTTAAGAAAATGTCATGGTTAAAAAATGAGCATGATGATATATATGATCCTTATTATACAGATCTTTTACGAGTGGCTTTTACTTATAAATTCAGTAGGGGCAAGCTTGCAGATCTTGTTAGTTTATTATCCGGACGAAATTTTGAAACAAGGACCTATGAAGAGGATATTGCAAGGGAATCCTTTGAAAAACTCAGTAAAGGAATTATAGATTTTATTAATGAGAATAATTTTAAGAAATTTATAATGATAATAAAATCAGCTGGTTTTATTACATCACACATGATACGTTCCAAAAATGCTTTAAATTTCGCATACATCTTATACCTTACTTTGCGTTCAAATGGATATAATCCGGCTGAAATAGAGTCATATGTTCGCAAATGGTTTGTATTGTCCATATTAACGGGGAGGTATTCCGGATCACCGGAATCAATGTTCGACTATGATATTAGAAATATTGCTTCCCGTGGCTTTAATGAGTATCTTAAAAGTATTGAAAGCGCAGAACTATCAGAAGCATTTTGGAATGTTGCACTGATTCAGGAACTTGACACTTCATCATCCGCCAGTCCCATATTCAATGTATTCCTTGCAGCACAGGTTAAAAATAATGAGAAAGGGTTCCTTTCAAAGGATATTACTGTCAGTGAGCTTATATTTAACTTGGGAGACATACATCATATTTTTCCCAAAGATTATCTTAGAAAGAATGGAATGAAGAGAAGTCAGTATAACCAAATTGCAAATTATGTTTATATGCAATCTGAAATTAATATAAAAATTGGGAACAAGGCTCCGAAAGAATACTTTGCCGATTTAATTCAACAGTGCAGTGGCGGTGGACTGAAGTATGGCGGTATAAATAGTCTGGAAGAGTTAAAAGAAAACCTTGGAATGAATTGTATACCAGAATCAATTTTTACAATGACTTTTGAAAATTATGAAGAATTTCTGGAACAGCGAAGATTGCTTATGGCAAAGAAAATAAGAGATTATTATTATACTCTATAG
- a CDS encoding histidine phosphatase family protein encodes MKLLIIRHADPDYEKDTLTEKGWREAELLSNRLITLDIKEFYVSPLGRARDTANVTLKKMNRTAEVLPWLREFNVYDEKSGKKRICWDLLPQDWTVINEYYNKDLWHTVPAMKACNVISEANKVFEGIDRILEKNGYVREGNLYRAVNTIVLFCHFGVECVILSHLLGISPVVLWHGCCALPTSVTTLVTEERRKGIACFRMLAFGDISHLYAVDG; translated from the coding sequence ATGAAATTACTGATTATACGGCATGCTGATCCGGATTATGAAAAAGATACACTGACCGAAAAAGGGTGGAGGGAAGCCGAGCTTTTATCCAACAGACTGATAACTTTGGATATTAAGGAATTTTATGTTTCACCGCTTGGAAGGGCGCGTGACACAGCAAATGTCACATTAAAAAAAATGAATCGTACTGCAGAAGTATTACCCTGGCTTAGAGAATTTAATGTATATGATGAGAAATCAGGCAAGAAGAGAATTTGCTGGGATTTGCTTCCTCAGGACTGGACGGTTATTAATGAGTATTATAATAAAGACCTCTGGCATACAGTACCGGCTATGAAAGCGTGCAATGTGATATCGGAGGCCAATAAGGTATTTGAAGGAATTGACAGGATCCTGGAAAAGAACGGATATGTACGCGAAGGCAATTTGTACCGGGCGGTAAATACCATAGTTTTGTTCTGCCATTTTGGTGTTGAATGTGTAATCTTAAGCCACCTTCTGGGAATTTCACCTGTGGTCTTATGGCATGGCTGTTGTGCTTTACCGACTTCTGTAACAACCCTTGTGACGGAAGAGCGCAGGAAAGGAATTGCCTGTTTCAGAATGCTTGCATTCGGGGATATCTCACATCTGTACGCAGTTGATGGATGA
- a CDS encoding P27 family phage terminase small subunit produces MAKDGTNRGGARIGAGQKKKPLADKILEGNPGRRKLMVMEFTDAAELEGESMPPPRDYLAAKQKNGKTTLAVEIYEKTWQWLKERRCVHLIPAQLIEQYAQSVARWIQCEECITEFGFLAKHPTTGNAIPSPYVAMSQSFMKQANNLWYQIYQVVRENCATEYKGATPHDDVMEKLLTARRGG; encoded by the coding sequence ATGGCAAAGGACGGTACCAACCGCGGCGGGGCACGTATCGGTGCAGGACAGAAGAAAAAGCCTCTGGCAGATAAGATTTTGGAAGGAAACCCCGGCAGACGAAAGCTCATGGTAATGGAGTTTACGGATGCTGCGGAACTGGAAGGAGAGAGCATGCCGCCACCGAGGGATTATCTTGCTGCAAAGCAGAAGAACGGAAAAACAACACTGGCGGTGGAAATATACGAAAAAACATGGCAGTGGCTTAAGGAACGCAGGTGTGTTCACCTTATCCCTGCGCAGCTTATAGAGCAATATGCCCAGAGTGTGGCGCGGTGGATCCAGTGCGAGGAATGTATCACTGAATTTGGCTTTCTTGCTAAGCATCCGACAACTGGCAATGCCATCCCGTCACCTTATGTGGCTATGAGTCAAAGCTTTATGAAACAGGCCAATAACCTGTGGTATCAAATTTATCAAGTCGTGCGGGAAAACTGTGCTACCGAATACAAAGGGGCTACTCCTCACGATGATGTTATGGAAAAACT
- a CDS encoding HNH endonuclease encodes MPRKPKRPCSFPGCSELTDGRYCDMHQRQMDAYYNKYERDPQTRKRYGRRWKRIRNRYISEHPLCEECQKYGRLTPAEEVHHIIPLSKGGTNADNNLMSLCKQCHSSITAREGERWARK; translated from the coding sequence ATGCCAAGAAAACCAAAAAGGCCTTGCTCCTTTCCTGGCTGTTCTGAACTGACGGACGGAAGGTACTGTGACATGCATCAAAGGCAAATGGATGCTTATTACAACAAATACGAACGAGATCCCCAAACAAGAAAACGCTATGGCCGGAGATGGAAACGCATCAGGAACAGATATATCTCAGAGCATCCGCTTTGTGAGGAGTGCCAAAAGTACGGAAGGCTTACACCAGCCGAAGAGGTACATCATATTATCCCTTTATCCAAAGGCGGAACCAATGCAGACAATAACCTTATGAGTCTGTGCAAACAATGTCACTCATCGATCACTGCCCGCGAAGGAGAACGATGGGCAAGAAAATAA
- a CDS encoding VRR-NUC domain-containing protein, translated as MSEKSIVTKILRYLKTVPGCFCWKEHGGMYGTAGIPDIIACVNGRFIAFEVKTPSGKTTKLQEATIRKILNAGGLAAVVHSVDEVKVILEKHGLL; from the coding sequence ATGTCTGAAAAAAGTATTGTGACTAAAATCCTCCGGTACTTAAAGACAGTACCGGGGTGTTTCTGCTGGAAGGAACATGGCGGTATGTACGGGACAGCGGGGATACCAGACATTATTGCCTGTGTAAATGGGCGGTTTATAGCTTTTGAAGTAAAAACCCCATCGGGAAAGACAACAAAACTGCAGGAAGCAACTATAAGGAAAATCCTCAATGCAGGAGGCTTGGCAGCGGTTGTCCATTCGGTAGATGAGGTGAAGGTTATTCTGGAAAAGCATGGCCTTCTATAA